In Helianthus annuus cultivar XRQ/B chromosome 8, HanXRQr2.0-SUNRISE, whole genome shotgun sequence, a single genomic region encodes these proteins:
- the LOC110869592 gene encoding uncharacterized protein LOC110869592, producing the protein MADAKNVNEDDDTAHQEAFNKRVTEVAEGVMQANLPRLAQEVESRVLGFVDAMMTSKIEELKELIEGSKSKSKERRCTYKDFMACNPATYDGKIDPIACQRWISNIEAVFIRSRCDKEDQVMFATGQLTFQAKDWWDAHSKEIGEERLQMMTWQEFKEPFMRYHCPQTAIDKIQEDFLRLRQKNETINEISNIFLDKMKFCGEFVQTERMKINRFYGILKAEFREFITPSKCETLDELINLARDREIEIKRQEERGEKRSNEKGASSNPS; encoded by the coding sequence ATGGCTGATGCAAAAAACGTTAATGAAGATGATGACACGGCTCATCAAGAAGCATTTAACAAAAGGGTCACGGAGGTGGCGGAAGGGGTTATGCAAGCTAATCTTCCACGATTAGCTCAAGAAGTAGAAAGTCGAGTTTTGGGATTCGTGGATGCTATGATGACTAGCAAGATCGAGGAATTGAAGGAATTGATTGAAGGGTCTAAAAGTAAAAGCAAGGAACGACGATGCACGTATAAAGATTTCATGGCGTGCAATCCTGCAACGTACGATGGTAAAATCGACCCGATTGCATGCCAAAGATGGATTTCAAACATAGAAGCGGTATTCATACGAAGTCGGTGTGATAAGGAAGATCAGGTGATGTTCGCTACTGGCCAACTCACTTTCCaggcgaaagattggtgggatgcgcATAGCAAGGAAATAGGCGAAGAAAGACTACAAATGATGACTTGGCAAGAATTTAAGGAGCCCTTCATGAGATACCACTGTCCTCAAACAGCCATCGATAAGATCCAAGAGGATTTCTTACGCCTCCGACAGAAAAACGAGACGATAAATGAGATATCGAACATTTtcttggataagatgaagttttgtggAGAATTTGTGCAAACTGAAAGAATGAAGATCAATCGTTTTTATGGCATATTGAAGGCAGAATTTAGGGAGTTCATCACTCCCTCGAAATGTGAGACCCTTGATGAGCTCATCAATCTAGCGCGGGATAGAGAAATTGAAATCAAGAGGCAAGAAGAACGTGGTGAAAAGAGATCAAATGAAAAGGGTGCAAGTTCGAATCCATCTTAA